From a single Streptomyces rubradiris genomic region:
- a CDS encoding roadblock/LC7 domain-containing protein has translation MVTEDGLRTVLAELHRLRTRVPQLTGALAAGVDGLVIAHDTPGVDPEGLAALTAAALGVAVRTSDATGNGALRELLVRGERGYVATYAAGRTAVLTLLAQDRVNVGRLHLEGRRAGARVGELLDAAEAVRPLPGTAPARPRDSRAPHPTAAETRTATDS, from the coding sequence ATGGTGACCGAGGACGGCCTGCGGACCGTGCTGGCCGAACTGCACCGGCTGCGCACCCGGGTGCCGCAGCTCACCGGCGCCCTCGCGGCCGGCGTCGACGGCCTCGTCATCGCCCACGACACCCCCGGCGTCGACCCCGAGGGCCTGGCCGCGCTCACCGCCGCCGCGCTCGGCGTCGCCGTACGGACCTCCGACGCCACCGGGAACGGGGCCCTGCGGGAGCTGCTGGTGCGCGGCGAGCGCGGCTATGTCGCCACCTACGCGGCCGGCCGCACCGCCGTGCTGACGCTGCTCGCCCAGGACCGGGTCAACGTGGGCCGGCTGCACCTGGAGGGCCGCCGGGCCGGCGCCCGCGTCGGGGAGCTGCTGGACGCCGCCGAGGCCGTACGCCCGCTCCCCGGCACCGCCCCCGCACGCCCCCGGGACTCCCGCGCGCCGCACCCCACGGCCGCCGAGACCCGCACCGCAACCGACAGCTGA
- a CDS encoding MurR/RpiR family transcriptional regulator: MSASDSPANRLQALFEGHRLTPTQRRIAHSMVRRAADVPFLSSVELAELAGVSQPSVTRFAVALGFDGYPALRRHLREVVPAGPTTGAGAYNEYQQAVEAEIENLRHLAELLADPRPVQRAGRLLAASRPLPVLGLRAAASQAYGFAYFAAKVHPDVRLLHEGGTMVQDRIDAAVRAGATALLCFALPRHPREVVDTLAHAKDAGLTVVTVADSAFAPVAKHSDLLLPAAVGTGLAFDTACAPMLLGRVLLEALCDDLPDAQARLEEFDAKAAARGLFVE, translated from the coding sequence ATGAGCGCGAGCGACAGCCCTGCGAACCGGTTGCAGGCGCTCTTCGAGGGCCACCGGCTCACGCCGACCCAGCGCCGCATCGCGCACAGCATGGTGCGCCGCGCCGCCGACGTGCCCTTTCTGTCCAGTGTGGAGCTGGCCGAACTGGCCGGGGTCAGCCAGCCGTCGGTGACCCGGTTCGCCGTCGCCCTCGGCTTCGACGGCTACCCCGCCCTGCGCCGGCACCTGCGCGAGGTCGTCCCGGCCGGACCCACCACGGGCGCCGGCGCCTACAACGAGTACCAGCAGGCCGTCGAGGCCGAGATCGAGAACCTCAGGCACCTGGCCGAGCTGCTCGCCGACCCGCGCCCGGTGCAGCGGGCCGGCCGCCTGCTCGCCGCCTCCCGGCCGCTGCCGGTGCTGGGCCTGCGCGCCGCCGCCTCCCAGGCCTACGGCTTCGCCTACTTCGCCGCCAAGGTCCACCCGGACGTCCGGCTGCTGCACGAGGGCGGCACGATGGTCCAGGACCGGATCGACGCCGCCGTCCGGGCCGGCGCCACCGCCCTGCTGTGCTTCGCGCTGCCCCGGCACCCGCGCGAGGTCGTGGACACCCTCGCCCACGCCAAGGACGCGGGCCTGACCGTGGTCACGGTCGCCGACTCGGCGTTCGCGCCGGTCGCCAAGCACTCCGACCTGCTGCTGCCCGCCGCCGTCGGCACCGGGCTCGCCTTCGACACCGCCTGCGCGCCGATGCTGCTCGGCCGGGTGCTGCTGGAGGCGCTGTGCGACGACCTGCCGGACGCCCAGGCCCGGCTGGAGGAGTTCGACGCCAAGGCGGCGGCCCGGGGCCTGTTCGTGGAGTGA
- a CDS encoding transcriptional regulator, translating into MTMVRIPPPALPVRDRRAARALSPMLTRLADERATGVLVREHGVLHLAEGRVVHAESPLAPDLGVLLTAHGTLAAAAWQRAAARAPGPARAAELLLRSGVLPTGALELCHLDALYDAGYFALAPSGTPGRFRYGAGPRPGPLPSVPVVALERATLRRRLLLHRLWPDPAADSVPLIRADPAPGPARPVTPRQRAVLDRVDGVRTAADLARDLGRQAFHTLVDVRRLTAAGWIAPVPAGPAPPPAPPPLPVTTDPDIALLKRLRDALEAL; encoded by the coding sequence ATGACCATGGTCCGGATCCCTCCGCCGGCCCTGCCGGTGCGGGACAGGCGGGCCGCGCGCGCCCTGTCCCCGATGCTGACCCGGCTCGCCGACGAGCGGGCCACCGGCGTCCTGGTCCGCGAACACGGCGTCCTGCACCTCGCCGAGGGCCGGGTGGTGCACGCCGAGAGCCCCCTCGCCCCGGATCTCGGCGTGCTCCTCACGGCCCACGGCACCCTCGCGGCCGCCGCCTGGCAGCGCGCCGCCGCCCGGGCGCCCGGCCCCGCGCGGGCGGCGGAACTGCTGCTGCGCTCCGGGGTGCTGCCCACCGGCGCGCTGGAGCTGTGCCACCTGGACGCGCTGTACGACGCCGGGTACTTCGCGCTGGCACCGAGCGGCACCCCGGGCCGGTTCCGGTACGGCGCCGGGCCCCGGCCCGGCCCGCTGCCCTCGGTGCCGGTGGTCGCGCTGGAGCGCGCGACGCTGCGCCGCCGGCTGCTGCTGCACCGGCTGTGGCCGGACCCGGCCGCCGACAGCGTCCCGCTGATCCGCGCCGACCCGGCCCCCGGCCCCGCCCGGCCGGTCACTCCCCGGCAGCGGGCCGTCCTGGACCGCGTGGACGGCGTCCGCACGGCCGCCGACCTGGCCCGGGACCTGGGCCGGCAGGCCTTCCACACGCTGGTCGACGTCCGCCGGCTCACCGCGGCCGGCTGGATCGCGCCGGTGCCCGCGGGCCCCGCACCACCGCCCGCACCACCACCCCTCCCGGTCACCACCGACCCCGACATCGCGCTGCTGAAGAGGCTCAGGGATGCGCTGGAGGCGCTTTGA